One window of the Anopheles cruzii chromosome 2, idAnoCruzAS_RS32_06, whole genome shotgun sequence genome contains the following:
- the LOC128267982 gene encoding 3-hydroxykynurenine transaminase: protein MSGDSEAMKFTPPPASLSTALCIPEKIMMGPGPSNCSKRVLTAMSNTVLSNFHAELFRTMDDVKDGLRYIFQTESRTTMCVSGSAHAGMEAMLCNLLEDGDRVLIAVNGIWAERAVEMATRYGADVRTIEGPPDRPFSLETLTRAITEHKPKCLFLTHGDSSSGLLQPLEGVGQLCHRHNCLVVVDAVASLCGVPFYMDKWEIDGVYTGAQKVLGAPPGITPISISPRALEVIRNRRTKPKVFYWDLLLLGNFWGCYDEPKRYHHTVASNLIFALREALAQIAEEGLESQIKRRMECAQVLYEGLGKMGLDIFVKDPRHRLPTVTGIMIPNGVDWWKVTQYAMDNFSLEVQGGLGPTFGKAWRVGIMGESSTIQKVNFYLYAFKESLKATHPNYIFDDSNGYH, encoded by the exons ATGTCCGGTGATT CAGAAGCAATGAAGTTCACGCCACCACCCGCGTCACTCAGCACCGCGCTGTGCATCCCGGAGAAGATTATGATGGGGCCGGGCCCatcgaactgctcgaagcgCGTGCTTACCGCCATGTCCAACACGGTGCTGAGCAACTTCCACGCGGAACTCTTCCGCACGATGGACGACGTGAAGGACGGGCTGCGGTACATCTTCCAGACCGAAAGCCGTACCACCATGTGCGTCAGTGGATCGGCCCACGCCGGCATGGAGGCCATGCTGTGCAATCTGCTCGAGGACGGCGACCGGGTGCTGATCGCCGTCAATGGTATCTGGGCTGAGCGGGCCGTCGAGATGGCGACCCGGTACGGTGCGGACGTGCGCACGATCGAGGGCCCTCCGGATCGACCGTTCAGCCTCGAGACGCTCACCAGAGCCATTACCGAGCACAAACCCAAGTGCCTGTTTCTCACGCACGGCGACTCATCGTCCGGTCTGCTGCAACCGCTGGAAGGTGTTGGCCAGCTCTGTCACCGCCACAACTGCCTGGTGGTAGTGGACGCCGTCGCATCCCTTTGCGGTGTTCCGTTCTACATGGATAAATGGGAAATCGACGGCGTGTACACCGGCGCCCAGAAGGTACTCGGTGCGCCACCCGGCATTACTCCGATTTCCATCAGCCCCCGAGCACT TGAGGTGATCCGTAACCGGCgcacgaaaccgaaagtaTTTTACTGGGATCTGCTTCTGCTGGGCAACTTCTGGGGCTGTTATGACGAGCCCAAACG CTACCATCACACCGTGGCATCGAATCTGATTTTCGCGCTGCGTGAAGCGCTGGCGCAGATCGCGGAAGAGGGCCTAGAGTCGCAAATCAAGCGCCGAATGGAATGTGCCCAGGTCCTGTACGAGGGCCTCGGGAAGATGGGGCTTGACATATTCGTGAAGGATCCCCGCCACCGTCTGCCCACCGTAACCGGTATTATGATCCCGAATGGGGTCGATTGGTGGAAGGTGACCCAGTACGCAATGGACAA TTTCTCACTGGAAGTGCAGGGAGGTCTAGGGCCCACGTTTGGCAAAGCGTGGCGCGTTGGCATCATGGGGGAGAGCTCGACGATACAAAAAGTAAACTTCTACCTCTACGCATTCAAGGAATCCCTTAAGGCAACGCACCCCAACTACATTTTTGACGACAGCAACGGTTATCACTAG
- the LOC128268430 gene encoding histidine-rich glycoprotein-like gives MRKVWILALLALALLVTLASGHEKKKESGFEESGGSEHGGDHHSKKGDKGDKGYEKKHGLEKSEKGSKGKEEHESHYGEEGGHKKESHDEGGHFKKHHEEKKGSKHGKKGHKKGHKKGSKTTGYHHKSHKDDYHKEHKFYDDHHKEGHHKKFGDFNEFHKKAGGDHKKGGHHESAHKEDKYAKKGHSDKGHFDDEHKGWKHKHGHESHFSHKDKFGKKGGKSGGSEHGYKKGDGKH, from the coding sequence ATGAGAAAAGTGTGGAtcctggcgctgctggcgctggcgctgctggtgaCGCTGGCTAGCGGCcacgagaagaaaaaagagagtGGCTTCGAAGAGAGCGGTGGCAGCGAACATGGCGGCGATCATCACTCGAAAAAAGGCGACAAGGGCGACAAGGGGTACGAGAAAAAGCACGGCCTGGAGAAGTCGGAAAAGGGCAGCAAGGGCAAGGAGGAGCACGAGTCACACTATGGCGAGGAGGGCGGCCACAAGAAGGAAAGCCATGACGAGGGCGGCCACTTCAAGAAACACCACGAGGAGAAAAAGGGCTCGAAGCACGGTAAGAAAGGCCACAAGAAGGGCCACAAGAAGGGCTCGAAGACGACCGGGTACCACCACAAGTCGCACAAGGACGACTACCACAAGGAGCACAAGTTCTACGACGATCACCATAAGGAGGGCCACCACAAGAAGTTTGGTGACTTCAACGAGTTCCACAAGAAGGCCGGTGGCGATCACAAGAAGGGCGGCCACCACGAGTCCGCGCACAAGGAAGACAAGTACGCGAAAAAGGGCCACTCGGACAAGGGTCACTTCGATGACGAACACAAGGGCTGGAAGCACAAGCACGGCCACGAGTCGCACTTCTCGCACAAGGACAAGTTTGGCAAAAAGGGCGGCAAATCGGGCGGCAGCGAACACGGCTACAAAAAGGGTGATGGTAAACATTAA
- the LOC128267725 gene encoding uncharacterized protein LOC128267725 yields MNCYAAGLAMALLVATVIAVQAETGFYVPKAYYTIDENGYQSPLIYIDSIPQVFHRARRSAQLVPNFGFPVNFPNIPFPNPGQGGNFQSVSITSGGSGGLNNRFDENGQSAPAATINTFSSQNGQVTHLTHHIDKDGKVTTHTNKNKN; encoded by the exons ATGAACTGTTACGCGGCCGGACTAGCCatggcgctgctggtggctaCCGTGATCGCAGTGCAAGCAG AAACCGGTTTCTACGTGCCCAAAGCTTATTATACGATCGACGAGAACGGCTACCAATCGCCGCTCATCTACATCGACAGTATTCCG CAAGTTTTCCACCGTGCCCGACGATCTGCTCAGCTAG TGCCCAACTTTGGATTTCCCGTCAACTTCCCGAACATTCCGTTCCCGAACCCGGGCCAGGGTGGTAACTTCCAGTCGGTATCCATCACCAGCGGAGG TTCTGGCGGTTTGAATAATCGGTTTGATGAGAACGGACAATCGGCACCCGCCGCAACCATCAACACGTTCTCGTCGCAAAACGGGCAGGTCACCCACCTGACACACCACATCGATAAGGATGGCAAAGTGACGACACACACGAACAAGAACAAGAACTGA